A stretch of Rhododendron vialii isolate Sample 1 chromosome 4a, ASM3025357v1 DNA encodes these proteins:
- the LOC131322941 gene encoding F-box protein At3g07870-like isoform X3 gives MVDEEDSMRGSKRNETQNTVALPKKKTRRSNKNAAAPVSELPNHILSDILSRLPLKSIFRCKRVCKAWRNVILEPYFAELHLSRSPLSLIFYRNGYRIARMKFGTEIYFPHMDIQVVASCNGLVLLSNHPSKDLVIVCNPLRAQRFILPKPQRLAVPYSIIGFGFGHNPATGQYKVLRYICTYTPPISLEFDIYTLGIDDEWRSLQYTAKPPTIYGTTLVFLNGALHWIDNEKARTIFYFDIEKEQFGSFPLPSHIGDHYTDLAVVDNQLYIHSRYSYGGLQVWAMKDYGDFGSWTLELDIEASITRGIDPIRKPLKMLRDGSLLMICSSFCPRKQVIKITLAPNVQIEKITLVSYNPQTRVLTKFKHRGILLWGASVADVPCLFSPMGFEMAILKS, from the exons ATGGTAGACGAAGAAGACAGCATGAGAGGATCAAAGAGGAACGAAACTCAGAACACCGTCGCCCTCCCGAAGAAGAAGACGAGAAGATCAAATAAGAATGCCGCCGCTCCCGTGTCGGAACTCCCAAATCACATATTGTCCGACATTCTATCTCGGCTCCCTCTCAAATCCATCTTCAGATGCAAGCGAGTATGCAAGGCCTGGCGAAATGTCATTCTGGAACCCTACTTCGCCGAATTGCATCTCTCAAGGTCTCCTCTCAGCCTCATCTTCTACCGCAACG GTTACCGCATCGCCCGAATGAAATTCGGTACTGAAATCTACTTCCCTCATATGGATATTCAAGTAGTAGCTTCATGTAATGGGTTAGTTTTGTTGTCGAATCACCCATCTAAAGACCTTGTTATTGTGTGTAACCCACTTAGGGCACAACGTTTTATTCTTCCTAAACCTCAGAGGTTGGCAGTGCCATACTCTATtattggatttgggtttgggcaTAATCCAGCGACTGGTCAATACAAGGTGTTACGATATATTTGTACTTACACACCGCCTATATCATTGGAATTTGACATTTATACCCTTGGGATTGACGACGAATGGAGGAGCCTTCAATACACTGCAAAGCCACCCACCATTTATGGTACAACATTAGTTTTTCTTAACGGGGCTCTTCACTGGATAGACAATGAGAAAGCACGGACCATTTTTTATTTCGATATCGAGAAAGAGCAGTTTGGAAGCTTCCCCTTGCCTTCTCACATTGGAGACCATTATACAGATCTTGCGGTTGTAGATAATCAGTTGTACATTCACAGCAGGTATTCGTATGGTGGGTTGCAAGTTTGGGCAATGAAAGATTACGGGGACTTTGGGTCCTGGACTTTGGAATTGGACATTGAAGCATCAATTACTCGCGGGATTGACCCAATTCGCAAGCCACTGAAAATGTTGAGAGATGGAAGTCTGTTGATGATTTGCAGCAGTTTTTGTCCACGAAAACAGGTCATCAAGATTACTCTAGCACCAAATGTTCAAATAGAAAAGATTACTCTAGTATCTTACAATCCACAAACAAGAGTGCTGACAAAGTTTAAGCATCGTGGTATTTTACTCTGGGGCGCTTCAGTTGCTGATGTACCATGCTTATTCTCTCCAATGGGCTTTGAAATGGCAATATTAAAATCTTGA
- the LOC131322941 gene encoding F-box protein At5g18160-like isoform X2, which yields MRGSKRNETQNTVALPKKKTRRSNKNAAAPVSELPNHILSDILSRLPLKSIFRCKRVCKAWRNVILEPYFAELHLSRSPLSLIFYRNGNSNNNNDDNYSSSSSSSHFEIFQLHDPPISGYRIARMKFGTEIYFPHMDIQVVASCNGLVLLSNHPSKDLVIVCNPLRAQRFILPKPQRLAVPYSIIGFGFGHNPATGQYKVLRYICTYTPPISLEFDIYTLGIDDEWRSLQYTAKPPTIYGTTLVFLNGALHWIDNEKARTIFYFDIEKEQFGSFPLPSHIGDHYTDLAVVDNQLYIHSRYSYGGLQVWAMKDYGDFGSWTLELDIEASITRGIDPIRKPLKMLRDGSLLMICSSFCPRKQVIKITLAPNVQIEKITLVSYNPQTRVLTKFKHRGILLWGASVADVPCLFSPMGFEMAILKS from the coding sequence ATGAGAGGATCAAAGAGGAACGAAACTCAGAACACCGTCGCCCTCCCGAAGAAGAAGACGAGAAGATCAAATAAGAATGCCGCCGCTCCCGTGTCGGAACTCCCAAATCACATATTGTCCGACATTCTATCTCGGCTCCCTCTCAAATCCATCTTCAGATGCAAGCGAGTATGCAAGGCCTGGCGAAATGTCATTCTGGAACCCTACTTCGCCGAATTGCATCTCTCAAGGTCTCCTCTCAGCCTCATCTTCTACCGCAACGGTAATAGTAACAACAATAATGATGATAactactcctcctcctcctcctcctctcactTTGAAATATTCCAACTCCATGATCCCCCTATTTCAGGTTACCGCATCGCCCGAATGAAATTCGGTACTGAAATCTACTTCCCTCATATGGATATTCAAGTAGTAGCTTCATGTAATGGGTTAGTTTTGTTGTCGAATCACCCATCTAAAGACCTTGTTATTGTGTGTAACCCACTTAGGGCACAACGTTTTATTCTTCCTAAACCTCAGAGGTTGGCAGTGCCATACTCTATtattggatttgggtttgggcaTAATCCAGCGACTGGTCAATACAAGGTGTTACGATATATTTGTACTTACACACCGCCTATATCATTGGAATTTGACATTTATACCCTTGGGATTGACGACGAATGGAGGAGCCTTCAATACACTGCAAAGCCACCCACCATTTATGGTACAACATTAGTTTTTCTTAACGGGGCTCTTCACTGGATAGACAATGAGAAAGCACGGACCATTTTTTATTTCGATATCGAGAAAGAGCAGTTTGGAAGCTTCCCCTTGCCTTCTCACATTGGAGACCATTATACAGATCTTGCGGTTGTAGATAATCAGTTGTACATTCACAGCAGGTATTCGTATGGTGGGTTGCAAGTTTGGGCAATGAAAGATTACGGGGACTTTGGGTCCTGGACTTTGGAATTGGACATTGAAGCATCAATTACTCGCGGGATTGACCCAATTCGCAAGCCACTGAAAATGTTGAGAGATGGAAGTCTGTTGATGATTTGCAGCAGTTTTTGTCCACGAAAACAGGTCATCAAGATTACTCTAGCACCAAATGTTCAAATAGAAAAGATTACTCTAGTATCTTACAATCCACAAACAAGAGTGCTGACAAAGTTTAAGCATCGTGGTATTTTACTCTGGGGCGCTTCAGTTGCTGATGTACCATGCTTATTCTCTCCAATGGGCTTTGAAATGGCAATATTAAAATCTTGA
- the LOC131322941 gene encoding F-box protein At5g18160-like isoform X1: MVDEEDSMRGSKRNETQNTVALPKKKTRRSNKNAAAPVSELPNHILSDILSRLPLKSIFRCKRVCKAWRNVILEPYFAELHLSRSPLSLIFYRNGNSNNNNDDNYSSSSSSSHFEIFQLHDPPISGYRIARMKFGTEIYFPHMDIQVVASCNGLVLLSNHPSKDLVIVCNPLRAQRFILPKPQRLAVPYSIIGFGFGHNPATGQYKVLRYICTYTPPISLEFDIYTLGIDDEWRSLQYTAKPPTIYGTTLVFLNGALHWIDNEKARTIFYFDIEKEQFGSFPLPSHIGDHYTDLAVVDNQLYIHSRYSYGGLQVWAMKDYGDFGSWTLELDIEASITRGIDPIRKPLKMLRDGSLLMICSSFCPRKQVIKITLAPNVQIEKITLVSYNPQTRVLTKFKHRGILLWGASVADVPCLFSPMGFEMAILKS, translated from the coding sequence ATGGTAGACGAAGAAGACAGCATGAGAGGATCAAAGAGGAACGAAACTCAGAACACCGTCGCCCTCCCGAAGAAGAAGACGAGAAGATCAAATAAGAATGCCGCCGCTCCCGTGTCGGAACTCCCAAATCACATATTGTCCGACATTCTATCTCGGCTCCCTCTCAAATCCATCTTCAGATGCAAGCGAGTATGCAAGGCCTGGCGAAATGTCATTCTGGAACCCTACTTCGCCGAATTGCATCTCTCAAGGTCTCCTCTCAGCCTCATCTTCTACCGCAACGGTAATAGTAACAACAATAATGATGATAactactcctcctcctcctcctcctctcactTTGAAATATTCCAACTCCATGATCCCCCTATTTCAGGTTACCGCATCGCCCGAATGAAATTCGGTACTGAAATCTACTTCCCTCATATGGATATTCAAGTAGTAGCTTCATGTAATGGGTTAGTTTTGTTGTCGAATCACCCATCTAAAGACCTTGTTATTGTGTGTAACCCACTTAGGGCACAACGTTTTATTCTTCCTAAACCTCAGAGGTTGGCAGTGCCATACTCTATtattggatttgggtttgggcaTAATCCAGCGACTGGTCAATACAAGGTGTTACGATATATTTGTACTTACACACCGCCTATATCATTGGAATTTGACATTTATACCCTTGGGATTGACGACGAATGGAGGAGCCTTCAATACACTGCAAAGCCACCCACCATTTATGGTACAACATTAGTTTTTCTTAACGGGGCTCTTCACTGGATAGACAATGAGAAAGCACGGACCATTTTTTATTTCGATATCGAGAAAGAGCAGTTTGGAAGCTTCCCCTTGCCTTCTCACATTGGAGACCATTATACAGATCTTGCGGTTGTAGATAATCAGTTGTACATTCACAGCAGGTATTCGTATGGTGGGTTGCAAGTTTGGGCAATGAAAGATTACGGGGACTTTGGGTCCTGGACTTTGGAATTGGACATTGAAGCATCAATTACTCGCGGGATTGACCCAATTCGCAAGCCACTGAAAATGTTGAGAGATGGAAGTCTGTTGATGATTTGCAGCAGTTTTTGTCCACGAAAACAGGTCATCAAGATTACTCTAGCACCAAATGTTCAAATAGAAAAGATTACTCTAGTATCTTACAATCCACAAACAAGAGTGCTGACAAAGTTTAAGCATCGTGGTATTTTACTCTGGGGCGCTTCAGTTGCTGATGTACCATGCTTATTCTCTCCAATGGGCTTTGAAATGGCAATATTAAAATCTTGA